CAGTGCGATCGCGGGATTTTGTCAAAGTCTCAAAGCAGCCATCAAAACATCTTGATGATTTCGGGAAAGTAGATTAAAAAGTATAACAGTATAGTTTTTTTACTCTGATTGTGCTGGACAATTCCATATTTATGGTCTTGAATATTAACATTAGATACTAAGCAGTAAAAAAACTAGCTGATACAGCAGCTTATATTTTGGGTATTATGTGTATTAAGTAGGCTATAAAAACTATGAGTGTGAGAGGAAGTCAGTCAAAAGTTATGAAAATTACATCGCAGATGAGAGGTAAAGGCGATGAGTGAAAGTATGGCATTTATCGGCGGTGTCGCCGTAGCAGGACTGGCGGCTCTCTTAATGCTCAAGGGAACCAACACCTCCCTACAGCCTAACTTTGGTGTTGCTTCACAAATGCCAGCAACCGTAGTAGCACCTCAAGTCATCCCGCCACAGTATCAACCACCCTACGGGCAGCCAGCATATAATAACCCCCAACCAACGGCTCCTAATCCCGTGCAGAGCGTGGAATTTGAACGCTTGAAGATGGATTTTGAGCGGCTAAAATACGATAACGAGCAATTAAAAAATCAAAACCAACAACTCCAGTCCCAATTTCAAAACTGGAATAATGCTCAACAAATAGCATTAGCCCAGCAAAATACTCAAAGAGCCGCATCTGCTGTATTACCCGCTCAAGCTAGTTGGTGGTCTTCGCCTATTGTTTGGGCTGTTGGTGGTGCGGCTTTAACCGTTGGCGGTGGTATTGTAGTTGCTGGCGTGTTATCTTTATTCTCTTCACGCCCACGTTCTACCCGCACTGTACAAGTTATTCATCCGTATCCCAACAATACACAACCTCTGGTTCCTGTACGTCGGGCTGAGTTTCTACCCCCTGGAATGGAAACAAGACGAGTGGAAGCTCACGAATATGATGAAATGAGATAAGGAAGTAGAGGACAGGGAGGAAGCATAATTTTCACCTGTCCTCACTCCCTTAGAGCAGCTTTGCTTGCAAATTTGTTCTATTAATCTGAAGTTGGGTTTGCTCGGTAATAGGTAATAGGAAATTGGTAATTGAGTTGTGTCATTACCAATCAATCAGTTTTGTGGGAAGGTATATTTATGCCTCAAAACCGACGAATGCCCTTAGCAGTAATTATCACTATTGGCATCTTGGTGGTATTTTTCAGCATTAGCAGTTTCCAAGCTATACCTGCACAATCTCAGGAAGTTCAGCCACCTATACTCGCTGCAAGTGTTGACCTGGGAAGTTCATTTAAGCAGATGGGCGTTAAAGGTTCGATTCTGATTTACGATCGCCACAACAAAAAATTTTACGAACACAACCCTTCGCGCAACTCCCAAGCCTTCTTTCCCGCATCGACTTTCAAAATTTTTAACTCTCTTGTAGCCTTAGAGACTGGGGTAATTCCCAATGATGTGGCTGTTTTGACCTGGGATGGTATTCAGCGCCAATTCCCGATATGGAACCAAGACACCAACATCCGCCAAGCATTCAAAAATTCAACAGTGTGGTTTTATCAAGTACTAGCTCGCAGAGTTGGTTATCAACGGATGAATCAATTCATCCAGCAAGTTGGTTATGGCAACCATCAAATTGG
Above is a genomic segment from Nostoc sp. MS1 containing:
- a CDS encoding heterocyst differentiation related protein; this translates as MSESMAFIGGVAVAGLAALLMLKGTNTSLQPNFGVASQMPATVVAPQVIPPQYQPPYGQPAYNNPQPTAPNPVQSVEFERLKMDFERLKYDNEQLKNQNQQLQSQFQNWNNAQQIALAQQNTQRAASAVLPAQASWWSSPIVWAVGGAALTVGGGIVVAGVLSLFSSRPRSTRTVQVIHPYPNNTQPLVPVRRAEFLPPGMETRRVEAHEYDEMR
- the blaOXA gene encoding class D beta-lactamase, which produces MPQNRRMPLAVIITIGILVVFFSISSFQAIPAQSQEVQPPILAASVDLGSSFKQMGVKGSILIYDRHNKKFYEHNPSRNSQAFFPASTFKIFNSLVALETGVIPNDVAVLTWDGIQRQFPIWNQDTNIRQAFKNSTVWFYQVLARRVGYQRMNQFIQQVGYGNHQIGTPEQIDRFWLEGPLQITPRQQIEFLQRLQSQELLFSQRTLDLVQDIMVYESTPDYILRGKTGWVTSLTPNIGWFVGYLEQRNNVYFFATNIDMRNENDASARIEITRRSLKALGLL